In Silene latifolia isolate original U9 population chromosome X, ASM4854445v1, whole genome shotgun sequence, the following proteins share a genomic window:
- the LOC141617561 gene encoding protein FAR1-RELATED SEQUENCE 5-like, which produces MGESVQVSVFLSTVPSTPLIRVLIEDDIHPEVQSCRDSVFTPTCTSHPTKIHPLQVSYTPGGSQRWTRLVEEGFTPKLSMHFVDYDSAMCFYVVYAISCGFEPRLHTTKCTRSVELLRKSIVCNRQGFRDNKRKLKCPAQEVDTDSTVKTQGSRNVKVTRVGCPAMMRVEAVEGGGYRVDQFVAVHNHRLLSVIDKEFHKVVRHLSGFQKKRNYSIFGDALSYDATYGTNKYRMKFTPFTGVDHHKRSVTFACALLDHEDEHYFAWCFKKILDCMDQKEPLCLVTDQDPGMLLAIPKVFKTTRHHFCMWHIMEKVSAKVGAITCKETDFLSRLNSVVWDSSLEPVEFEQRWLEVMKDFDLGGHKWLSSMFRDKHLWIPAFFRDMPMGGLLRTTQRSESANSFFKRYQNHYGTLVEFWLRYETAIEQQRYLQKCLDKDSEHSLPVTTPSPTKFELHAASVYTHKVFYDVQVELKHTSICGLAGMPLNGDIRVYDVNDELRHTTFQVFYTATTEDVKCTCKLFESKGLLCDMFLGFVANLQKHSRKIHCPSLVQGFL; this is translated from the exons ATGGGAGAAAGTGTTCAG GTCTCTGTTTTCTTGTCGACTGTTCCTTCTACTCCATTGATTCGCGTATTAATTGAAGATGACATTCATCCAG AAGTCCAATCTTGTCGTGATTCTGTTTTTACTCCAACGTGCACATCAcacccaacaaaaatacatccACTTCAAGTGAGCTACACTCCTGGTGGTAGTCAGAGATGGACTAGGCTAGTTGAGGAGGGTTTCACACCTAAGCTATCTATGCATTTTGTTGATTATGATTCAGCAATGTGTTTTTATGTTGTGTATGCAATTTCCTGTGGGTTTGAACCAAGGCTGCATACCACAAAATGTACCCGTTCTGTTGAATTACTTAGGAAATCGATTGTTTGTAATCGTCAAGGCTTTAGAGATAATAAGAGGAAACTGAAGTGTCCTGCTCAAGAGGTTGATACTGATTCTACTGTTAAGACTCAAGGTTCAAGGAATGTTAAAGTTACTAGGGTTGGTTGTCCAGCAATGATGAGAGTGGAAGCGGTGGAGGGTGGAGGTTATAGAGTCGATCAATTTGTTGCTGTTCATAATCATCGTCTTCTTTCTGTTATAGACAAAGAGTTCCATAAAGTTGTCAGGCATCTTTCTGGTTTCCAAAAAAA GAGGAATTATTCTATATTTGGGGATGCGCTTAGCTATGACGCTACTTATGGAACCAATAAATATCGTATGAAATTCACCCCGTTTACTGGAGTTGATCACCATAAACGGTCTGTTACGTTTGCATGTGCTTTACTTGATCATGAGGATGAACATTATTTTGCTTGGTGTTTCAAAAAAATTTTGGACTGTATGGATCAAAAAGAACCATTATGTCTCGTAACAGACCAAGACCCTGGGATGTTACTTGCCATTCCTAAAGTCTTCAAAACAACCCGTCATCAtttttgcatgtggcacattatgGAAAAAGTCAGTGCTAAAGTGGGTGCAATCACATGCAAAGAAACTGATTTCCTATCTCGTTTGAATTCTGTTGTGTGGGATTCTAGTTTAGAACCAGTGGAGTTTGAACAGAGGTGGCTTGAAGTTATGAAGGACTTCGACCTTGGTGGCCATAAATGGCTTTCTAGTATGTTTCGTGATAAGCATCTCTGGATTCCAGCATTTTTTAGGGACATGCCAATGGGAGGCCTATTAAGGACAACTCAGAGATCCGAGAGTGCAAATTCCTTCTTTAAGCGTTATCAGAATCACTATGGAACTTTGGTTGAGTTCTGGTTGCGTTATGAAACAGCCATTGAACAACAGCGTTACTTACAAAAATGTCTAGACAAGGACAGTGAGCACAGTTTACCAGTTACTACTCCATCGCCGACTAAGTTTGAGTTACATGCTGCATCTGTCTATACTCATAAAGTTTTTTATGATGTGCAAGTTGAATTGAAGCACACTTCCATCTGCGGGCTTGCTGGTATGCCTTTGAATGGGGACATTCGTGTATATGATGTAAATGATGAGCTGAGACATACTACATTTCAGGTCTTTTACACTGCCACAACAGAAGATGTTAAGTGTACTTGCAAACTTTTTGAAAGTAAAGGTTTACTTTGcgacatgtttttgggttttgtcGCTAACCTTCAAAAGCATTCCCGGAAAATACATTGTCCCTCGCTGGTGCAAGGTTTCTTATAG